In Flavobacterium cerinum, one genomic interval encodes:
- a CDS encoding AHH domain-containing protein, with protein MLPAGDVLKLTKAEKYIKTLKSAIKVINKSGVEKLVLTAAQRGILYGYKRIGASRLLGVALHAKGLVKKVGEQAHHLIPVNMIKKNAYIGNLVANGWDINKALNGKWLASKAEEGWAKGFHGNAPAYDQWIEDKINKYVKKNGSKGLESYIEGKLIPQADKLLDKMYETYKKTGKNMNDQFKELLK; from the coding sequence ATGCTTCCTGCTGGTGATGTACTTAAATTAACCAAAGCAGAAAAGTACATAAAAACACTAAAAAGTGCCATAAAAGTAATTAACAAATCTGGAGTAGAAAAACTAGTACTAACCGCTGCTCAAAGGGGAATCCTGTATGGATATAAGCGGATTGGAGCAAGTAGGTTACTGGGTGTTGCATTACATGCCAAAGGACTTGTTAAAAAAGTAGGAGAACAGGCTCACCACTTAATTCCTGTTAACATGATTAAGAAAAATGCGTATATTGGCAACTTGGTTGCAAATGGTTGGGATATAAATAAAGCTCTCAATGGTAAATGGTTGGCAAGTAAAGCGGAAGAAGGATGGGCTAAAGGGTTTCACGGTAATGCGCCTGCTTATGATCAATGGATTGAAGACAAAATAAATAAATACGTCAAAAAGAATGGTTCAAAAGGACTTGAGAGTTATATAGAAGGAAAATTAATCCCTCAAGCTGATAAATTACTTGATAAAATGTATGAAACATACAAAAAAACAGGTAAGAACATGAATGATCAATTTAAAGAGTTACTTAAATAA
- a CDS encoding tyrosine-type recombinase/integrase, which yields MKKATPIPSLFKQFIKDTETGKRLKKNGERIKPDSIQNYHYVFQNLIQFSGDTGFELRICDASKLNTRELQSEKNYWKKFYQKFTDYLYKKGCHDNYVGSNIKVIRVFFNYLKNDKDFFTGDFQRLFYVRKEEIEILVLSPEQLKFLIHDKEFESSLSESNRRIKDIFVFGCTTGLRYSDIFLLTNKNFEKVENDWYLKLKSKKTKTFSHIKLPSYAITIYQKYCPKNDKDSVFGKTSLFNFNKNLKHIGELAGFIAPVEVSREKQGKARNIIKKGEHPSNRFCDKMSSHMMRRTAITTLLILGMPEHLVRKISGHSHSSGSFNRYVHYAQVYIDKEIEKVHSKLEI from the coding sequence ATGAAAAAAGCGACCCCTATACCCTCACTATTTAAACAATTTATAAAAGACACCGAAACCGGAAAACGATTAAAAAAGAATGGCGAGCGAATCAAACCTGATTCTATACAAAATTATCATTATGTTTTTCAAAATCTGATTCAGTTTTCGGGTGATACCGGATTCGAATTACGGATTTGTGATGCATCAAAACTAAACACAAGAGAACTACAATCAGAAAAAAATTACTGGAAAAAGTTTTACCAAAAGTTCACAGATTATTTATACAAAAAAGGGTGTCATGATAATTATGTTGGCTCTAATATTAAGGTCATCCGGGTATTTTTCAACTATTTAAAAAATGACAAGGATTTTTTTACCGGCGATTTCCAACGGTTGTTTTACGTTCGAAAAGAAGAAATTGAAATTCTGGTTTTATCGCCGGAACAATTAAAATTCCTGATTCACGACAAAGAATTTGAAAGCAGTTTATCAGAAAGCAATCGCCGCATTAAAGATATTTTTGTATTTGGATGTACGACAGGACTTCGTTACTCCGATATCTTTTTGCTTACAAATAAAAACTTTGAAAAAGTAGAAAATGACTGGTACTTAAAATTAAAATCCAAAAAGACCAAAACCTTTAGCCATATAAAACTCCCTTCTTACGCGATTACTATTTACCAAAAATATTGTCCGAAAAATGATAAAGATTCAGTATTTGGAAAGACAAGTCTATTTAACTTTAATAAAAATTTAAAACATATAGGCGAATTAGCCGGTTTTATCGCCCCTGTTGAGGTTTCCAGAGAAAAACAGGGTAAAGCCCGTAATATTATAAAAAAGGGAGAACATCCCTCCAATAGGTTTTGTGATAAAATGAGTTCCCATATGATGCGAAGAACCGCTATTACAACTTTACTTATTTTAGGAATGCCGGAACATTTGGTAAGAAAAATAAGCGGACACAGTCATTCCAGCGGATCATTTAATCGTTATGTTCACTACGCCCAAGTATATATTGATAAGGAAATTGAAAAAGTGCATTCGAAATTGGAAATATAA
- a CDS encoding OmpH family outer membrane protein — protein sequence MSDNRFRVLVAINIALFLLLAGTISFFILNNSDRKIVYVDNVRLFDGFNMTKELKKRGEQEFNTRKKVLDSLYVTLQQEGISEVQKEAITRELIAKKQEFEAFNQQFAAEESAKIWSRINGYTTDFSKEKDYDLIVGSENKRNVLYAKETVDVTNELISFINKKYEGNP from the coding sequence ATGTCTGATAATCGATTTCGAGTTTTAGTTGCCATCAATATTGCTTTGTTTCTATTGCTAGCGGGAACTATTTCCTTTTTTATTCTGAATAATAGCGATCGTAAAATTGTATATGTGGATAATGTCCGCCTTTTTGATGGCTTCAATATGACTAAAGAGTTGAAGAAAAGAGGGGAACAGGAATTTAACACCCGAAAAAAGGTTTTGGATAGTCTGTATGTCACATTGCAGCAGGAAGGTATTTCGGAAGTGCAGAAAGAGGCTATTACAAGAGAATTGATCGCTAAAAAACAGGAGTTCGAAGCTTTTAATCAACAATTTGCAGCGGAAGAGTCTGCTAAAATATGGTCCAGAATTAATGGATATACTACTGATTTTTCAAAGGAGAAGGATTATGATCTTATTGTGGGTTCAGAGAATAAAAGAAACGTTCTTTATGCCAAAGAAACTGTTGATGTTACAAATGAATTGATCTCGTTTATTAACAAAAAATATGAAGGCAATCCATAA
- a CDS encoding PKD domain-containing protein has protein sequence MMKTKLKSLILTVFITLSSLVAFAQVPPAERQALIDLYNNTNGANWINKTGWDVNNPNAVVTSWNAATQTGWYGVTVFNGHVIYLNLNNNNLTGPLNNNLRDLTNLLTLLMQGNKLSGSIPLGIYELQYLQSLNLALNNLTGGLSPAISSLVNLTDLRLFNNVNFGGTIPEELGTLTKMYRINLDGCNLSGSIPGSIGQLTGLNSLYLHQNNLSGPIPASIGNLRNIYSIWLNDNKLSGSLPSTLSGLKSIVSFNLQRNQFTGTIPSLVGMERILSMDFGSNQLTGSIPDDLGQLSTMQYLNLGGNYLTGTIPSSLGNLSELRTLALYYNNLEGSIPASFQNLQNLRTLQLTKNKLSGPIPNLTGLEFFSGFSIEENRFRFADFEAQFPQYMQKLSAYTAFMYAPQAKIDVEETITVPVGGTATLSMYNTDLRYTQNERYKWYKRNVGSTIWGLIPNQNNRTYVINGVNAANEGDYYCTSEHPQMTINGTSWFRLILAREIIKLRVSNCAPLTGVIKASQQDKMVPCTNSPVNFTFETSVTPITKHVWTFYGTDGTTVLQTQNTLTTNTIQYTYTTPGVYKVKVDVTDGNGCVTTIIKDIAISGCNSCTINNPTSQTVKQLYINLLNHLHLKIVNEGAIPNGYNPPELVSLAPYITDTNPRIYNAQLLDGVFYFSFADHGLGMANADISFRQYNNSFALVADVNLSDFESAVVSKEYLLKYINNETEIKNSIRHINFCPTDGGITCVSHIAIVVDESGSIDETEAMKIRKQLKAFVQQQADYNDSHNANIHVSLIGMSDSDTDLRSAEHIPATRVTNSPAVMGMFNQWINNYRLRSGVGISPSSDYWKSGLTAALDASVKPNAVIMITDGCQTANVGALINTMKRFKNYRTPGNTGQSLTPNGPQLYVVGIEEGYYVNENTTSPFGNVLPRNQNPNYVPDLMLSRATDNTFTTAATSLLESLQFLLGYPVNEYPVADLNNFTKDYYGHDSFHILGSDIRYFTNNLVNRNFICGDEIYPDICDDCFSFQPEPGREYVISAWVKEDVKKQQKTYTGPQIKITYYKNKRADDTSDVIATDTALPSGEIIDGWQRIVKRFKVPYNTSVPSQSTVVIGFELFNDSPEKAAFFDDVRIHPLEGSMKAFVYDPETFKLMSELDENNYATFYEYDNEGGLVRIKKETEKGIKTIQETRSGNVIKVN, from the coding sequence ATGATGAAGACAAAATTAAAAAGCCTGATCCTTACGGTATTCATAACACTAAGTAGTCTGGTAGCTTTTGCTCAGGTGCCGCCTGCGGAGCGACAGGCTTTAATCGATTTGTACAATAATACTAATGGTGCAAACTGGATCAATAAAACCGGTTGGGATGTTAATAATCCGAATGCAGTAGTGACATCCTGGAATGCTGCCACACAAACCGGATGGTATGGTGTTACTGTTTTTAACGGGCACGTTATCTATTTGAATTTAAATAACAATAATTTAACAGGGCCTCTAAATAATAATCTTCGGGATTTAACAAACCTTTTAACGTTATTGATGCAAGGAAATAAATTATCAGGCTCGATACCTTTGGGAATCTACGAATTACAATACTTACAAAGTTTGAATTTGGCGCTTAATAATTTAACTGGGGGGCTTTCACCGGCAATTAGCAGCTTGGTTAATCTTACCGATTTAAGACTATTTAATAATGTTAACTTTGGAGGAACTATACCGGAGGAGCTTGGAACCTTGACAAAAATGTACAGAATTAATCTGGACGGGTGTAATTTGAGTGGTAGTATACCGGGGTCTATCGGGCAATTAACAGGATTGAATAGCCTTTATTTGCATCAGAATAATTTATCCGGACCGATTCCTGCTTCTATCGGTAATTTGCGTAATATATATTCGATATGGTTGAATGATAATAAACTGTCGGGCTCTTTGCCATCTACTTTATCAGGACTTAAGTCGATTGTTTCATTTAACCTGCAACGTAATCAATTTACCGGAACAATACCTTCTTTGGTAGGAATGGAAAGGATTTTATCGATGGATTTTGGATCTAATCAATTAACAGGATCTATACCGGATGATCTTGGTCAGCTGTCAACGATGCAATACCTCAATTTGGGAGGTAATTATCTTACTGGTACAATTCCGTCAAGTTTAGGTAATCTCAGCGAGTTAAGGACGCTTGCCTTATACTACAATAATCTGGAAGGAAGTATTCCTGCAAGTTTTCAAAATCTTCAAAATCTAAGAACATTGCAATTGACGAAGAATAAACTGAGCGGACCAATTCCTAACTTAACGGGATTGGAATTTTTCTCAGGATTTTCTATTGAAGAAAACAGATTTCGTTTTGCCGACTTTGAAGCACAGTTTCCTCAATATATGCAAAAATTATCTGCTTATACGGCATTTATGTATGCACCTCAGGCAAAAATTGATGTAGAAGAAACGATAACTGTACCGGTTGGAGGAACAGCTACGTTAAGTATGTATAATACTGATCTGAGATACACTCAAAATGAAAGATACAAATGGTATAAGAGAAATGTCGGCTCAACAATTTGGGGTTTGATTCCGAATCAGAATAACCGTACTTATGTAATTAATGGAGTAAACGCTGCTAACGAAGGGGATTATTATTGTACTTCTGAACATCCGCAAATGACAATTAATGGAACTAGTTGGTTTAGACTTATTTTAGCCCGTGAAATTATCAAATTACGTGTTAGCAATTGTGCACCGTTAACAGGAGTAATAAAAGCGTCACAACAGGATAAAATGGTGCCGTGTACCAATAGCCCGGTTAATTTTACTTTTGAAACCAGTGTAACACCTATTACAAAACATGTATGGACATTTTACGGAACCGATGGTACAACAGTTCTACAGACACAAAATACACTTACTACTAATACAATACAGTACACTTATACTACGCCTGGGGTGTATAAGGTAAAAGTTGATGTTACTGACGGCAACGGTTGTGTGACAACGATAATAAAAGATATAGCCATTAGTGGTTGTAATTCTTGTACGATTAATAATCCGACTTCACAAACGGTAAAGCAACTATATATTAATCTGCTAAATCATTTGCATTTAAAAATAGTTAACGAAGGGGCAATCCCTAACGGATACAATCCGCCGGAATTAGTTAGTCTCGCACCTTATATAACGGATACTAATCCGAGGATCTATAATGCACAATTATTGGATGGTGTTTTTTATTTTTCATTTGCTGATCATGGACTTGGTATGGCTAATGCGGATATTAGCTTTAGACAATATAATAATTCATTTGCTTTAGTAGCAGATGTCAATCTTTCTGATTTTGAGTCTGCTGTGGTTTCAAAAGAGTATCTTTTGAAATACATTAATAATGAGACAGAAATAAAAAATAGCATAAGACATATTAATTTCTGTCCGACAGATGGTGGTATTACCTGTGTTTCGCACATCGCCATTGTTGTAGATGAGTCAGGATCTATTGATGAAACAGAAGCGATGAAAATCAGAAAACAACTTAAGGCTTTTGTACAGCAACAAGCAGATTATAACGATAGTCATAATGCAAACATTCATGTCTCTTTGATCGGAATGTCGGATAGTGATACTGACTTAAGATCGGCTGAACATATTCCGGCGACCAGAGTTACGAATAGTCCGGCGGTGATGGGAATGTTTAACCAATGGATCAATAATTATCGCCTTAGAAGCGGTGTCGGAATTAGTCCGTCATCTGATTACTGGAAAAGCGGACTAACAGCTGCTTTGGATGCTTCGGTAAAACCAAATGCCGTTATTATGATAACAGATGGTTGTCAAACGGCTAATGTGGGAGCATTAATCAATACAATGAAAAGGTTTAAAAATTACAGAACTCCCGGAAATACAGGACAATCGTTAACGCCAAACGGGCCACAGTTATATGTAGTCGGAATTGAAGAAGGCTATTATGTTAATGAAAATACAACATCGCCTTTTGGTAATGTCTTGCCTCGTAACCAAAATCCTAATTATGTACCTGATTTAATGTTAAGCAGAGCGACGGATAATACTTTTACTACTGCGGCAACATCGTTACTAGAGTCTTTGCAATTTTTATTGGGATATCCTGTTAATGAGTATCCGGTAGCAGACCTGAATAACTTCACAAAAGATTATTACGGGCATGATAGCTTCCATATTTTGGGATCGGATATCCGTTATTTTACAAATAATCTGGTCAATAGAAACTTTATCTGTGGTGATGAAATCTATCCGGATATTTGTGACGACTGTTTTTCCTTCCAACCGGAACCGGGACGGGAATATGTGATCAGTGCCTGGGTTAAAGAAGATGTGAAAAAACAACAAAAAACCTATACAGGTCCTCAGATTAAAATTACCTATTATAAAAATAAAAGAGCTGATGATACATCAGATGTGATTGCGACGGATACGGCTTTACCATCAGGTGAAATTATAGACGGATGGCAACGAATTGTAAAAAGATTTAAAGTGCCGTATAATACATCCGTTCCAAGTCAGAGTACTGTTGTTATCGGATTTGAATTGTTTAATGACAGTCCTGAAAAAGCAGCATTTTTTGATGATGTCAGAATTCATCCTTTAGAAGGAAGTATGAAAGCTTTTGTATATGATCCGGAAACCTTTAAGTTAATGTCGGAGTTGGATGAAAATAACTATGCCACTTTTTATGAATATGACAACGAAGGAGGATTAGTGCGTATCAAAAAGGAAACAGAAAAAGGAATTAAAACAATACAGGAAACACGTTCCGGTAATGTAATTAAAGTAAACTGA